A genomic stretch from Microplitis mediator isolate UGA2020A chromosome 10, iyMicMedi2.1, whole genome shotgun sequence includes:
- the LOC130676398 gene encoding putative ankyrin repeat protein RF_0381 encodes MSSKVKKECHNKSYDIICDIRRGKTNKVIEQIREHGLQYSPSWLQGYVLLREALINKNIAVVKFLLSKNPRVNHHNKLATDTPLHLAVANGYRSIVKELLERDADINVVNSQGKTPLDLAVDKKYLSIIELIIHKNVNDDLSLTFSKLEDHKLLHIAAKSSVIIVKKLLAKGLDVDLVRDGMTPLHRAAQSGCLPVVNCLINNKADVNAVSTNKSYLGYSVLHFAIYGCNAKVVKLLIKNGARVNGTRNKLSPLCCAIKNCNNDQIVKVLLKNGANVNAITKNKLTALHCAVTHKKTTLVKLLLNHGADISVKDKEGRNILNFAYDCYTSLKIWKVLVNHGADVNALDESTAEKKQSLLHKAVKHSRVDLIDFLIYNGADLDAVNSTGVTPIFYSVRKNLHAQISAVMLLLDAGADVNVKDLKGRTPLDVARKYQCVFQVQVLLFFGADINALCNNNYLPIHWCELKFFYEVENEDVNIIASWEIMNFIYKHAALLRTAGLPVSQKYYEIDVFKCSCCNERLDYACNFTDELKNELKNLRSSYITCKITFHDLLTKSVQELAVYKKNPAIIKAIESVDILENYFYYGGLIKHY; translated from the exons ATGTCAAGTAAAGTGAAGAAAGAATGTCATAATAAGAGCTATGACATTATTTGTGACATCCGTCGTGGTAAAACTAATAAAGTAATAGAACAAATAAGAGAACATGGTCTACAGTACTCGCCTTCATGGTTACAAGGTTATGTTTTATTGCGGGAAgctttgataaataaaaatatagcaGTAGTTAAATTCCTGTTATCAAAAAACCCAAGAGTAAACCATCATAACAAGCTAGCGACTGATACTCCGCTGCATTTAGCAGTTGCCAATGGGTACAGAAGCATCGTCAAGGAATTGCTGGAACGAGATGCTGACATAAACGTCGTAAACTCACAAGGTAAAACTCCACTTGATCTTGCCGTTGACAAAAAATACTTATCAATAATTGAATtgattattcataaaaatgtaaatgatGATCTGTCACTTACATTTTCTAAGCTGGAAGATCATAAATTGTTACATATCGCTGCTAAATCTAGCGTAATTATCGTTAAGAAATTATTAGCTAAAGGTCTTGATGTTGATTTGGTCAGAGACGGAATGACTCCCCTTCATCGCGCGGCTCAGAGTGGCTGCTTGCCGGTTGTCAATTGTCTTATAAATAACAAAGCGGATGTCAATGCTGTATCAACtaataaaagttatcttgGATACTCAGTTCTTCATTTTGCGATATACGGTTGTAATGCTAAAGTTGTCAAGCTTCTCATAAAAAATGGCGCTCGTGTCAATGGAACCCGTAATAAATTATCGCCACTTTGctgtgcaataaaaaattgcaacaATGACCAAATTGTCAAAGTTTTGCTGAAAAATGGGGCCAATGTCAATGCTATAACGAAAAACAAACTTACAGCACTCCACTGCGCTGTCACTCACAAAAAAACAACTCTAGTTAAATTGCTACTAAACCATGGAGCTGACATCAGTGTCAAAGATAAAGAAGGTcgcaatattttgaattttgcaTATGACTGTTATACATCGTTAAAAATATGGAAGGTTCTTGTAAATCATGGAGCTGACGTTAACGCATTAGATGAATCGACAGCAGAGAAAAAACAATCGTTACTCCATAAAGCGGTCAAGCATAGCAGAGTTgatttgattgattttttaatttataatggcGCTGATCTAGATGCTGTTAATTCCACTGGAGTTACGCCGATATTTTATTCAGTAAGAAAGAACTTACATGCTCAAATATCTGCAGTGATGTTACTTCTGGATGCTGGTGCTGATGTAAATGTCAAGGATTTGAAAGGCAGAACTCCACTTGATGTTGCTCGCAAATATCAATGCGTTTTTCAAGTTCAGGTTCTTCTTTTCTTTGGCGCTGATATCAATGCACtgtgcaataataattatttacctatTCATTGGTgcgaattgaaatttttttacgaagtAGAAAATGAAGATGTGAATATAATAGCTTCATgggaaattatgaattttatttataagcaCGCTGCTCTTCTGAGGACGGCGGGTCTGCCTGTTAGTCAAAAATATTACGAAATAGATGTCTTCAAATGCTCATGCTGCAACGAGAGGCTTGATTATGCTTGCAATTTTACTGATGAGCTGAAAAATGAGCTGAAAAATTTAAGGAGTAGTTACATCACTTGCAAAATAACATTTCATGATCTGCTTACTAAAAGCGTCCAAGAGTTGgctgtctacaaaaaaaacccAGCGATAATTAAAGCTATTGAATCTGTtgatattttggaaaattatttttattacgggGGTTTAATTAAAC ATTACTAG
- the LOC130675405 gene encoding putative transferase CAF17 homolog, mitochondrial has product MSRIPLIGIRQKKLLLSKYVIKNNIRLNSTSQKLHALEDLSNRNLLKVKGKEVSYFLQGLITNDMKHFDDGVTNIYALFLNTKGRVLYDTIVYKGFDEETYFIECDSDVIDALQRHLIMFRVRRKIDVESMVDKMKVWVLFDTNLNLTDTEIKSPNKRNVLEGEIIPCGSLNSKTSKSIDNIIMYTDPRISKLGYRILSDKNVTKDEIIKNLIPGISIDKNSLSYREMRYRLGIAEGTIDLPPGKAFPLEINGDYLHGISFHKGCYIGQELTARTHHTGVVRKRLMPLIFSEPVVDNINYDENIVDDNGKSVGKFRGVVNKYGLGLMRIIEAKSASSLSILNKSLNICKPFWWPKDSQKDKLKVDEGK; this is encoded by the coding sequence atgtccaGGATACCATTAATCGGgataagacaaaaaaaattattattaagtaaatatgtaattaaaaataatatacgaTTAAATAGCACGTCACAAAAATTACATGCATTGGAGGATTTAAGTAACCGGAATTTACTTAAAGTAAAAGGTAAAGAAGtatcttattttttacaagGATTAATAACAAATGACATGAAGCATTTTGATGATGGGGTTACAAATATTTATGCCCTATTTTTAAACACCAAAGGCAGAGTACTGTATGACACTATTGTCTACaaaggatttgatgaggaaacttattttattgaatgtgATTCAGATGTAATAGATGCATTGCAAAGACATCTAATTATGTTTAGAGTCCGTCGTAAAATAGATGTAGAGTCGATGGTCGATAAGATGAAAGTTTGGGTTTTGTTTgacacaaatttaaatttaactgatACAGAAATAAAGTCGCCGAATAAAAGGAACGTCTTGGAGGGCGAGATAATTCCATGTGGATCATTGAATAGTAAGACAAGTAAATCAATTGATAACATCATCATGTACACAGACCCGAGAATATCTAAACTAGGGTACAGAATTTTAAGTGATAAAAATGTAACTAAAGAtgagattataaaaaatttaattcccggTATTTCAATAGACAAAAATTCACTGAGTTATAGAGAAATGAGATATAGATTAGGAATAGCTGAGGGCACGATAGATTTACCACCTGGTAAAGCGTTTCCTTTAGAAATAAATGGGGATTATTTGCATGGAATAAGTTTCCACAAAGGATGTTATATTGGCCAAGAGTTGACCGCTCGGACACATCATACAGGAGTAGTAAGAAAACGGCTGATGCCTTTGATATTTAGCGAGCCAGTTGtagataatattaattatgacgaaaatattgttgatgATAATGGAAAATCTGTTGGTAAATTTCGTGgagttgtaaataaatatgggTTGGGATTAATGAGAATTATTGAAGCCAAAAGTGCTAGTAGTttgagtattttaaataaatcattgaaTATATGTAAACCTTTTTGGTGGCCGAAAGATAGTCAGAAAGATAAATTGAAAGTTGATGAGGGAAAATAA
- the LOC130675403 gene encoding RNA-binding protein 34-like produces the protein MAIPKGAQKAGKVQPAKSIQEGQIKKNKKQKFKQTPKGKVQLIHNKKNGNANSQKIVDNNSPKKLIKTEVNNSNKKQVDNKNSANNSNKKQVQKKKNEASKKAKEEEEDSDDDINEGVSIPEEMSGLEEDDDDDDDDDASSDDQKVNLLGESLAEDSDDDDDDFEADSDAEESPKAKKGVKMFKGLKAEVKKESEEEDDDDDDDDDDDDDDDDEDEEMDQSETSMNVSMSTDGDEDDDDDDDDDDDDDDDDDDDDDSEDDAPGLKDLLGNSLVDEDDDEDFEGNDDDDDEDEDIDESEDEEDEPQNTSTQSNNSSSLSTGSTDDANRLSAEEKADQDKRSIYVGNVPNDIKESRLKAEFNKFGPIQSLRVRGVVPESPKMSLKVAAIKKKFHKKCKTICVYIIYKSEESAVKALSMNGKQLEGNYLRVDRVKQEKKRDPKKSVFVGNLPFDTEDNELWEMFLKCGKIEDVRTVRDRMTGACRGIAYINFKSEDAATLALDINGTELRTREIRVQRYQPQSPTNSNKKTGQKRSFKQRHRDNSPKKAKTNENAGNEESGKPKGMKKEKKPRDSSEVASNDDSFQGQTADAKKKGKKFNKFEKKKKNMAGKLMSKPKKPIS, from the exons atggcgATTCCTAAAGGCGCACAAAAAGCGGGTAAAGTGCAACCGGCAAAGTCGATTCAGGAGggtcagattaaaaaaaataaaaaacaaaaattcaagcaAACGCCCAAAGGAAAAGTTCAGCTGatccataataaaaaaaatggcaaCGCTAATTCTCAAAAAATAGTCGATAATAATTcacctaaaaaattaatcaaaactGAGGTTAACAATTCGAACAAAAAACAAGTCGACAATAAAAATTCTGCGAATAACTCAAATAAGAAACAAGtccagaagaaaaaaaatgaagctTCAAAAAAAGCAAAAGAAGAGGAAGAAGATTCTGACGATGACATCAATGAAGGAGTTTCAATCCCTGAAGAAATGAGTGGCTTGGAAGAAGACGATGACGATGACGACGATGATGATGCGTCGTCTGATGATCAAAAAGTAAACCTTTTAGGCGAGAGCTTAGCTGAGGACTCTGATGACGACGATGATGATTTCGAAGCAGACAGTGATGCTGAAGAATCACCTAAAGCTAAAAAAGGagtaaaaatgttcaaaggacTGAAGGCTGAGGTTAAAAAAGAATCTGAGGAAGAGGATGATGACgacgacgatgatgatgacgacgacgacgatgacgatgatgaagatgaagaaaTGGATCAGAGTGAAACGTCTATGAATGTGTCTATGAGTACAGATGGTGACGAGgatgatgacgatgacgatgacgacgacgatgatgatgacgacgacgatgatgatgatgatgatagcGAAGATGATGCACCAGGATTGAAAGATCTTCTTGGTAACAGTTTAGTTGATGAAGACGATGATGAAGATTTCGAAGGCAACgacgacgatgatgatgaggaTGAAGACATTGATGAAAGTGAAGACGAAGAAGATGAGCCACAGAACACCAGTACACAAAGTAACAACTCATCATCCCTCTCTACAGGATCCACTGACGACGCAAATCGGTTGAGTGCCGAAGAAAAAGCAGATCAAGACAAAAGATCTATCTACGTCGGAAACGTCCCCAATGACATCAAAGAATCGCGTCTGAAGGCCGAATTCAATAAGTTTGGTCCCATCCAAAGTCTTCGTGTGAGAGGCGTCGTTCCAGAATCTCCGAAGATGTCTTTAAAAGTAGCAGCTATCAAGAAGAAGTTCCACAAAAAATGCAAGACTATCTGTGTATACATCATATACAAGTCCGAAGAGTCTGCTGTTAAAGCTCTGTCGATGAATGGAAAACAGCTTGAAGGAAATTATTTGAGAGTTGACCGAGTTAAGCAAGAGAAAAAAAGAGACCCAAAAAAATCAGTATTCGTGGGCAATTTACCTTTTG atACTGAAGACAATGAACTCTGGGAAATGTTCCTCAAGTGTGGAAAAATCGAAGATGTCAGAACAGTAAGAGACCGTATGACAGGTGCTTGCCGAGGAATTGCCTACATAAACTTTAAATCCGAAGACGCTGCAACTTTGGCCCTTGATATCAATGGTACAGAATTACGTACTCGTGAAATCCGGGTGCAACGCTACCAGCCACAGAGTCCTACTAATTCAAATAAGAAAACCGGCCAAAAACGGAGCTTTAAACAAAGACACCGAGATAATTCTCCTAAAAAAGCCAAAACTAATGAAAAc GCTGGAAATGAGGAGTCAGGAAAACCTAAGGgaatgaaaaaagaaaaaaaacccCGGGATTCGAGCGAAGTAGCTTCCAACGATGATTCATTCCAGGGCCAAACGGCAGATGCAAAAAAGAAGGGAaagaaatttaacaaatttgaaaagaagaagaagaacatGGCTGGAAAATTAATGTCCAAGCCGAAAAAACCTATTTCTTAG
- the LOC130675404 gene encoding venom acid phosphatase Acph-1-like — translation MSLWWIKFFKIIIIQGLIGIVRSDAEIKLLHVLFRHGDKVPHKEFQNYPTDPHGNHSYYPMDSGDLTNEGKLREYKIGEVLREKYGRFLGPYYQPSLIFGRSTDVPRTQMSLELVLAGLFPPTGEQIWNPHLPWIPVSTVSVPNEQDSLLFPHHCPEYVKEYKNFLEQDITKNMINKHKEVMKYLTDNTGKQVDQTSAVYYLYNLFNEQIAQNLTLPEWTKNVYPNSMKEITELDFNLRSYTNKLKRLNGGILLHEITEGMKALRDGVLQPHERKAFFYSAHELNVAAAARALGTNDPILPLYGSTIIFETLKDEHNNYFIKVQLWTGVTEQFITQTIPGCTELCPLDQFLELLRDVIATDEEADCYGLKKNEKKNLKESKASSSSRCNFNATNIFIFLVSFSLKFFNILI, via the exons atGTCTCTTTGgtggattaaatttttcaagattatCATCATCCAAGGACTCATTGGAATTGTCAGATCTGACGCAGAAATAAAACTATTGCACgtg ctttttcGACATGGTGATAAAGTGCCTCATAAAGAGTTTCAAAACTACCCAACAGACCCACATGGAAATCATTCATATTACCCCATGGATAGCGGAGACCTAACAAAC gaAGGAAAATTACGAGAATATAAAATCGGGGAAGTTCTGCGAGAAAAATATGGCAGGTTTTTAGGGCCATATTACCAGCCTAGTTTGATTTTTGGCCGTTCGACGGACGTTCCTAGAACTCAGATGTCCTTAGAACTTGTTCTCGCAGGATTATTTCCTCCAACTGGTGAACAAATTTGGAATCCACATTTGCCCTGGATTCCCGTGTCAACCGTTTCTGTACCAAATGAACAAGACAGTTTGCTTTTCCCACATCACTGCCCGGA GTACGTCAAagagtacaaaaattttttggaacaaGACATTACGAAAAATATGATAAACAAACATAAAGAAGTGATGAAATATTTAACTGATAATACTGGCAAACAGGTTGACCAAACTTCTGCGGTTTACtatttgtataatttatttaatgaacag ATTGCACAAAATTTAACGTTACCAGAATGGACAAAAAATGTATATCCAAATTCTATGAAAGAAATAACAGAATTGGATTTTAATCTCAGAtcatatacaaataaattaaagcgTTTAAATGGag GCATTTTACTGCACGAGATAACAGAAGGAATGAAAGCATTGAGAGATGGAGTATTACAACCACATGAGAgaaaagcttttttttattcagctCATGAGTTGAATGTAGCTGCTGCAGCCAGAGCGCTCGGTACTAATGATCCAATATTACCATTGTATGGTTCCACTATCATATTTGAGACTCTCAAAGATGAgcataacaattattttattaaa GTACAATTATGGACTGGAGTAACGGAACAATTTATTACGCAAACGATACCAGGATGCACTGaactttgtccacttgatcAGTTTTTGGAACTTCTCCGTGATGTTATCGCTACAGATGAAGAAGCAGATTGTTatggtttgaaaaaaaatgaaaaaaaaaatctcaaagaATCCAAAGCTTCATCGAGCAGCAGATGTAATTTTAACGCaactaatatatttattttcctggTTTCGTTCTCGTTAaaattctttaatattttaatttaa